In Ctenopharyngodon idella isolate HZGC_01 chromosome 2, HZGC01, whole genome shotgun sequence, the following are encoded in one genomic region:
- the crygn1 gene encoding gamma-crystallin N-A, whose amino-acid sequence MSQYSGKIVFFEGKCFTGRRLEVFGDCDNFQDRGFMNRANSIRVESGAWVCFDHPDFKGQQYMLEKGEYPEFQRWNAHNDHMGSCKPIKMHGEHYRMELFEGPNFTGQCVELCDDCPFLQSTGFSENCLNSIKVYGDGAWVMYEEPNYRGRMYIVERGNYCSFMEWQAENPNIQSIRKVVNYF is encoded by the exons ATGTCACAGTATTCAGGGAAG ATAGTGTTCTTCGAGGGGAAGTGCTTCACAGGCAGGAGGCTGGAGGTGTTTGGAGACTGTGATAACTTCCAGGACCGAGGTTTCATGAACAGGGCGAACTCCATCCGTGTGGAGAGCGGAGCTTGGGTGTGTTTTGACCATCCGGATTTCAAGGGACAGCAGTATATGCTGGAGAAAGGAGAGTATCCAGAATTCCAGCGCTGGAATGCTCACAATGATCACATGGGCTCCTGCAAGCCAATCAAAATG CATGGGGAGCACTACAGGATGGAGCTTTTTGAGGGTCCGAACTTCACTGGTCAGTGTGTTGAACTGTGTGACGACTGTCCCTTCCTCCAGAGCACTGGATTCAGCGAGAACTGCCTCAACTCCATTAAAGTCTACGGAGACGGAGC TTGGGTCATGTATGAAGAGCCAAACTATCGTGGCCGCATGTACATTGTGGAAAGAGGAAACTACTGCTCATTTATGGAGTGGCAAGCTGAGAATCCCAACATCCAGTCTATCCGCAAAGTGGTCAATTATTTCTAA